The Drosophila sulfurigaster albostrigata strain 15112-1811.04 chromosome 3, ASM2355843v2, whole genome shotgun sequence genomic sequence TCATTTATTGCCACCAATGTTGTACGTTGTTTTTGCTCAACAACTGTACTAAGTTTCGTTTGCTGGCTGCCCGCTTTTCTTACCCTTTactaccaaaaataaaagattctATCAATTACGTCAAACTGTGCGTAACAAGAGTAATTAGAGCTGAATCTaagctatttattttttaaaaaaacttttaatttgtacTAATAGTAACACActaatgataaataaatgtgcTAAAGGTATGAATTACTTAGTCATTAAATAAATGGAGTTCATAACTTGAAATATTCGTAAGTGACAGGACaccattttattattttttgcatattatttcataattttaaatctagtattaaataataaattaaattatgcagcTATGAGAATGCTGGCTTCTGGGGACTTCAGCTAAGCAGATAAATAACAAACGCATCTCCatcaaaaactaaattaaaaaaaattcaaagtcaaattgaaatatcgGCCTGACAGCAATATCCATTTCCATTCGCCAGCATTAAATATGTCAACCAGAAAAACTCAAACAGAAAGGTTCATGTCTAGGCTAATTATTCGGCATCTTGTTTCATTGGTGAAATTTGACGTTTGATGATTCCTGAAATcaacagaaataaatattccTTGAAGATTTAATTTCACGCAAATTTAGAATTGAGGATTTGAAGAAAGACACGTTCAGGGTAAAGGGTCTCGTGCAGTCAAGAAGCAAATTACCGCAAAATTTTTTCTTGCTGTTCGGTGTGTGTGGCGTGAGAGGCTCATGTATGTGTAAACTGtgtgcgcatgtgtgtgtgtgttgatagCACTGGCCAAGTCCTGACCGTTTCGTGTGCAGGATATGTTTGCAATTTGTGGACACGCCGACCGTCATTTGattggtgttgttgtcgttgtttttgtcgttgtcgttgtcgttgtcgttgctggtgccgctgccgctgccgttgtcgatttttcagtattttatattatattgttataaagttattcgtttttattgaatttttttttaattatttgcaagtTGCCCTAGCCACATAAAAAAGCTTAAATTTGagcaatttgttatttctaCAGAATAAAAACCATTTGGGTTATTTATGAAGATTGCCCCTATGTACTTCCTTTAGGCCAGGTCATGAGATGGTTTCTGAACCAAATAATGTCTCCCCGATATTCTATTAGGCACAGCCACCCCTGTCTGCAGTTGATAAGccaattgtttgttttcttagCACCACGCGATAGTTAGCGTGCAGTatgctacatttttttgttgtccgtttttgttattgtaataTCATGACACCCATAAAAAACAATGGCAGGGCAGGACAAACATGCCAGCCAGGTCAGATAGTAACAGTTACTCGTATGTGGGCCACTTTACCCATTTTTGCCACTGACATTTGAGGCACGAGGTCTCAAAAGACAATCAAAATTAAACGGCTTTCAGCGCTGGCATGCAAGACGTGAAAAGTAAACCGATTTGTTATCTGctttccaaaatattttgagcACTCCGCATTGAATTGACAATCAAAAAACTGGGATTCGTTCAGTTCTTTCAGCTGGGACAACAACCCATTATTTCCGAGCGGCTagatttttggtatttttctaCGTATGGAAAATTTCGTTATTCAATTGCTTTTGTATATcgtattttttagttttataatttgcgAGATATGTGATAATGGGTGTGTATTAAAACAATGAGATgctgataataaaatattaccgCATGGCGTCAAGGTCTTTTGAAAAACATGTAAATTTTGTGCACCAGTGTAACCGACAATTCATGggtttttctatattttagtatattccaTTGGCATTAAAATTTTAGAGTATTTTAGAGtaattgataataaatgaattttaaatatttatatgaaagaAGTTTCACATTTTCTGCAAAAGTTGCCTTCTCTAATTTGCgcaatctatttatttaataactttgtgtTCTTAATCActgaacaaatattttgaaactCTTTATTTCCCcttaatttttgtaaagtataaacatatacatagaaattatttttctttaaactgTGTCAATATGAAAGGAAACAAAATTATGCTGTTGGTATTTTTATGCATTATGCATTTCACATTGAACTTTTTCAGACTTTACCGCCGCAAAGTGAAAACAGATGCTGAGATGAAAAGACGCGGCATAGTATACTGAACAGTTATTGAATGATTCCACGGCGTTCGAATACAAAATAGACGGCTTGAAACATTCAACAGCTGTTTAGTATTGGAAGCACGCGATTtatcaatttcaaaacaatGGAGTGTGTTGTTGAGAGTTGCccaaatttaacaaacaaatacaaatgcagcaaatgcaTAGCTCCCTAGTAAGTAATATATTTCAGCAAGTTATCAGATGCATCCCCaacattattcattttatatttttacagtTGCTCTGTAAATTGCTATAAGAAACACAAGGAATCAACGCAATGCGAGGAACTCGCAGCTGCACAGCGAGAAAAGAGTATCCGAAAACCAGATAATAGTCAATTATCGGTAGAGCAGGAGCCAACAGTGTATGCTCCATTCAGCACGGAAGATACCATTCCCCTTGCATTGCTACAGAAAT encodes the following:
- the LOC133842366 gene encoding zinc finger HIT domain-containing protein 3, whose product is MECVVESCPNLTNKYKCSKCIAPYCSVNCYKKHKESTQCEELAAAQREKSIRKPDNSQLSVEQEPTVYAPFSTEDTIPLALLQKLNDCEPLRQLLLNPHLRALLQQIDVAHNANLTMTAAMQEPLFIEFANACLQVVEPLTDAERAELQLST